One window from the genome of Chloroflexaceae bacterium encodes:
- the ahcY gene encoding adenosylhomocysteinase, whose product MTKSYDIKDLTLAEQGRKRMDWAEQEMPVLRLIKERFERERPLAGVRVSACLHVTSETGNLMRTLAAGGADVVLCASNPLSTQDDVAAALVAYEEIPVYAIKGESNEVYYQHIKAALDHNPHITMDDGADLVTGVLQERKDLIPSMIGSTEETTTGVIRLKAMAAEGVLPFPVIAVNDSDTKHMFDNRYGTGQSTLDGLIRATNILLAGKTFVVAGYGWCSRGIAERARGLGANVIVTEIDPVKALEAVMDGFRVMPMEQAAPMADFIVTATGNKHVVDANTFAVLKNGAVIANSGHFNVEINIPALEALSVEKRQPRPFVDQYVLKDGRVINLLGEGRLINLASAEGHPSAVMDMSFANQALASEYLLKNRGRLPVGVHALPKDLDREIAALKLRAMGISIDVLTPEQEAYLRSWQEGT is encoded by the coding sequence ATGACCAAGTCGTATGACATCAAGGACCTGACCCTGGCCGAGCAGGGCCGCAAGCGGATGGACTGGGCCGAGCAGGAGATGCCGGTGCTGCGCCTGATCAAGGAGCGCTTCGAGCGCGAACGTCCCCTCGCGGGGGTGCGCGTGAGCGCCTGCCTCCACGTAACCAGTGAGACCGGCAACCTGATGCGCACCCTGGCCGCCGGGGGCGCCGATGTGGTGCTGTGCGCCTCCAATCCCCTTAGCACCCAGGACGACGTGGCCGCCGCGCTCGTCGCCTATGAGGAGATCCCGGTCTACGCGATCAAGGGCGAGAGCAATGAGGTGTACTACCAGCATATCAAGGCCGCTCTTGATCATAACCCGCATATCACCATGGACGACGGCGCCGACCTGGTCACCGGCGTCTTGCAGGAGCGCAAAGACCTGATCCCCTCGATGATCGGCAGCACCGAGGAGACGACCACGGGCGTGATTCGCCTCAAGGCCATGGCCGCCGAAGGGGTGCTGCCGTTCCCGGTGATCGCCGTTAACGACAGCGATACCAAGCACATGTTCGACAACCGCTACGGCACCGGCCAGAGCACCCTTGATGGTCTCATCCGCGCAACCAACATCCTGCTGGCCGGTAAGACCTTTGTCGTCGCCGGCTATGGCTGGTGCTCCCGCGGGATCGCCGAGCGCGCCCGGGGCCTGGGCGCCAACGTGATCGTCACCGAGATCGATCCGGTCAAGGCCCTTGAAGCGGTAATGGACGGCTTCCGCGTGATGCCTATGGAGCAGGCTGCGCCTATGGCCGATTTCATTGTCACCGCTACCGGGAACAAGCATGTGGTTGACGCCAATACCTTCGCCGTGCTCAAGAATGGCGCGGTGATCGCTAACAGCGGGCACTTCAATGTCGAGATCAACATCCCGGCTCTCGAAGCCCTCAGCGTGGAGAAACGCCAGCCCCGCCCCTTTGTTGATCAGTACGTGCTGAAGGATGGCCGGGTTATTAACCTCCTTGGGGAAGGACGCCTGATCAACCTCGCCAGCGCTGAGGGCCACCCCAGCGCCGTGATGGATATGAGCTTCGCCAACCAGGCCCTTGCCAGCGAGTACCTGCTCAAGAACCGGGGCCGGCTTCCCGTTGGCGTCCATGCTCTGCCCAAAGACCTGGATCGCGAAATCGCCGCCCTCAAGCTCCGCGCCATGGGCATATCCATTGACGTGCTGACCCCCGAACAGGAGGCCTATCTGCGGAGCTGGCAGGAAGGAACGTGA
- a CDS encoding carbohydrate kinase family protein — protein sequence MRIVVTGSLAFDYIMDFPGYFRDHMLMEKAHMLSVSFLVDSMRKMRGGVAGNIAYNLTLLGERPLIVGTVGHDFADYGRWLEQQGVDISGITVIEHEFTSSCFINTDRANNQIVAFYAGAMSHDHHRSLSDRGLVSDDLVLISPTSPEAIERFSVECQQLGVPYIFDPGKQAPRLTAHHLEVGLRGARVLVGNDYEFGMMARKLGISEEELIAATPLTVVTRGEQGSLIYTEGRLAARIPVAPVAEVKDPTGAGDAYLAGLAFGIARDLPLEVTGRIAALAAAYAIEHRGCQEHAYSRAEFAERYRRAFGHNLPAEALSSGTGQPSGSPR from the coding sequence GTGCGGATTGTTGTAACCGGCTCGCTGGCCTTCGACTACATTATGGACTTTCCGGGCTATTTTCGTGATCATATGCTGATGGAGAAGGCCCATATGCTCTCCGTCAGCTTCCTGGTCGATTCGATGCGCAAAATGCGCGGGGGTGTAGCCGGAAACATCGCCTATAACCTGACCCTGCTCGGCGAGCGCCCCTTGATTGTGGGCACGGTTGGTCACGACTTCGCGGACTATGGGCGCTGGTTGGAGCAGCAGGGAGTGGATATCAGCGGCATCACGGTCATTGAGCATGAGTTTACCTCCTCCTGCTTCATCAACACCGACCGCGCCAACAACCAGATCGTCGCTTTCTACGCGGGCGCGATGAGCCATGACCATCACCGCTCCTTGAGCGACCGCGGCCTGGTCAGCGATGATCTGGTGCTGATCTCGCCGACCAGCCCCGAGGCCATCGAGCGCTTCAGTGTCGAGTGCCAGCAACTGGGCGTGCCCTACATCTTCGACCCGGGCAAGCAGGCCCCGCGCCTGACGGCGCATCACCTGGAAGTCGGCCTGCGCGGCGCGCGGGTGCTGGTGGGCAATGACTATGAGTTCGGGATGATGGCTCGGAAACTTGGCATCAGCGAAGAGGAACTGATCGCCGCCACACCCCTCACAGTGGTCACGCGCGGCGAACAGGGCTCGCTGATCTATACCGAGGGCCGCCTGGCCGCCCGTATTCCTGTCGCCCCTGTCGCCGAGGTGAAGGATCCCACCGGCGCCGGTGACGCCTATCTGGCCGGCCTGGCCTTTGGCATTGCCCGCGACCTGCCGCTTGAAGTTACCGGGCGCATCGCCGCCCTGGCCGCCGCCTATGCCATTGAGCATCGCGGCTGCCAGGAACATGCCTACAGCCGGGCCGAGTTTGCCGAGCGTTACCGCCGGGCCTTCGGCCACAACCTGCCCGCCGAAGCCCTGAGCAGCGGCACAGGGCAACCTTCCGGGTCGCCCCGGTAG
- the mtnA gene encoding S-methyl-5-thioribose-1-phosphate isomerase has product MAEELRTVWWEEGAVCLIDQRRLPHVQETVRCEDVATVAWAIKAMVVRGAPAIGCTAAYGMALAARCSQAVSVSDLIAELEAAKATLDAQRPTAVNLAWATRRVLERARASAPEGPGAIRAAVLDEAHAILAEDLAMCHAIGDHGAPLIPARGHVLTHCNAGGLATAGYGTALAPIRTAFAQGRPIHVFVDETRPFLQGARLTAWELQQAGIPLTLITDNMAGYMMRCGRVDCVIVGADRIVANGDTANKIGTYSLAVLARAHGLPFFVAAPSSTIDLSLDHGDQIPIEERPETEVTHCGDRLVAPANVRAANPAFDVTPNELITAIITERGVVHPPFGDGLRRVVREMR; this is encoded by the coding sequence ATGGCCGAAGAACTGCGAACAGTCTGGTGGGAGGAAGGGGCGGTCTGCCTGATCGATCAGCGCCGTCTTCCCCACGTGCAGGAAACGGTACGCTGCGAGGATGTGGCGACGGTGGCGTGGGCGATCAAGGCGATGGTGGTGCGCGGCGCGCCGGCCATCGGGTGCACCGCTGCCTACGGCATGGCCCTGGCGGCCCGGTGCAGTCAGGCAGTTTCAGTGAGCGACCTCATCGCTGAACTGGAGGCGGCGAAGGCCACCCTGGACGCGCAGCGACCGACCGCGGTCAACCTGGCCTGGGCCACGCGCCGCGTGCTCGAGCGAGCCCGGGCCAGCGCCCCCGAGGGGCCGGGGGCGATACGCGCCGCGGTGCTGGACGAAGCCCATGCCATTCTGGCCGAGGACCTGGCTATGTGCCACGCGATTGGCGACCACGGGGCGCCCCTGATCCCTGCGCGAGGTCATGTGCTCACCCACTGCAACGCAGGGGGGCTGGCCACCGCCGGCTACGGCACGGCCCTGGCCCCTATTCGTACCGCCTTTGCCCAGGGCCGCCCGATCCACGTCTTCGTGGACGAGACGCGCCCCTTCCTTCAGGGCGCCCGCCTCACGGCCTGGGAGTTGCAGCAGGCGGGTATCCCCCTGACCCTGATCACCGACAACATGGCCGGCTACATGATGCGCTGCGGGCGCGTGGATTGCGTGATCGTCGGCGCCGACCGCATCGTGGCCAATGGCGATACGGCTAACAAGATCGGCACCTATAGCCTCGCCGTGCTTGCGCGCGCCCATGGCCTGCCCTTCTTCGTCGCCGCGCCATCATCAACCATCGATCTTTCACTCGACCACGGCGATCAGATCCCGATCGAAGAACGTCCCGAAACAGAGGTCACCCACTGCGGTGACCGGCTGGTCGCGCCGGCCAATGTGCGGGCAGCCAACCCCGCCTTTGACGTTACACCCAATGAGTTGATTACGGCAATCATCACCGAACGGGGTGTCGTCCATCCGCCGTTTGGCGACGGTCTGCGCCGCGTTGTTAGAGAGATGCGGTAG
- the truB gene encoding tRNA pseudouridine(55) synthase TruB, with amino-acid sequence MTLHGFLNINKPAGLTSHDVVARVRRIAGHSARVGHAGTLDPMATGVLPVALGHATRLIEYLTDARKGYVGLVRLGVTTTTDDAAGEVLATRPVPPLDDAAIEAAIASLRGDILQIPPAYAALHYQGRRLYDLARAGAAPELPPRPVVIYRFDWERAGPDTLRIVVECGKGAYIRSLARDIGAALGCGAHLAALRRTFVGPFHLDTALALDILSADPANLVAALLPPETAVAGWPAVTLDAGQARRVANGLPVDLPALDGEWARAHGPDGALLAVLRRSGDHWRPEKVFFP; translated from the coding sequence ATGACCCTCCACGGCTTTCTCAACATTAACAAACCCGCCGGCCTGACCTCCCACGACGTCGTGGCGCGCGTCCGGCGCATCGCGGGCCACTCTGCCCGCGTCGGGCACGCCGGCACGCTCGACCCCATGGCGACCGGGGTGTTGCCCGTAGCACTGGGCCACGCCACACGCCTGATCGAGTACCTGACCGACGCGCGCAAGGGCTACGTGGGTCTGGTACGCCTGGGGGTGACCACGACAACCGACGACGCCGCGGGCGAGGTCCTGGCGACCCGCCCTGTGCCCCCCCTCGATGACGCGGCGATCGAGGCGGCCATTGCGTCGCTGCGAGGCGACATCCTCCAGATACCGCCAGCCTACGCCGCCCTGCACTACCAGGGTCGCCGGCTCTACGACCTGGCGCGCGCCGGCGCGGCCCCCGAGTTGCCGCCACGTCCCGTGGTCATCTATCGCTTCGACTGGGAGCGCGCCGGTCCCGACACGCTGCGTATCGTGGTGGAGTGCGGCAAGGGGGCCTACATCCGCAGCCTGGCGCGCGACATTGGAGCGGCCCTGGGCTGCGGCGCACACCTGGCGGCGCTCCGGCGCACCTTCGTTGGCCCGTTCCACCTCGATACGGCCCTCGCCCTCGACATCCTCAGCGCCGATCCGGCAAACCTTGTCGCGGCCCTGCTCCCCCCCGAAACCGCTGTCGCCGGCTGGCCCGCCGTCACCCTCGACGCCGGGCAGGCCCGTCGCGTGGCAAATGGCCTACCTGTGGACCTGCCGGCCCTCGACGGAGAATGGGCGCGCGCCCACGGGCCCGACGGCGCGCTGCTGGCCGTTCTGCGCCGCAGCGGCGACCACTGGCGCCCGGAGAAGGTGTTCTTCCCCTGA
- a CDS encoding SUMF1/EgtB/PvdO family nonheme iron enzyme, translating into MEARATLVVGLLPVQCPRPAGACELVRGKRFLRLAHGAVHDALPAGHALRLPTAAEWEVAAAWDGGGGYRVYPWGDAPPTPERAIFGDSRRERPTPVGGCPAGAAACGALDMAGNVRRAAGRGAGRARRIRRRPERRIRPGGAGGALPGMLRLF; encoded by the coding sequence ATGGAAGCGCGAGCAACCCTCGTAGTCGGACTACTCCCGGTACAATGCCCCCGACCAGCCGGCGCTTGTGAACTGGTACGAGGCAAGCGCTTTCTGCGCCTGGCTCACGGCGCAGTCCACGATGCGCTGCCGGCGGGCCATGCGCTGCGCCTGCCCACTGCGGCCGAGTGGGAGGTCGCCGCGGCCTGGGACGGAGGGGGTGGGTACCGTGTCTACCCCTGGGGCGACGCCCCGCCAACCCCGGAGCGGGCCATCTTCGGGGACAGCAGGCGGGAGCGCCCGACGCCGGTGGGCGGTTGCCCGGCGGGCGCGGCGGCCTGCGGGGCGCTGGATATGGCCGGTAACGTCCGGAGGGCCGCCGGGCGGGGGGCCGGCCGCGCCCGTCGCATCCGCCGCCGCCCGGAACGGCGCATCCGCCCCGGCGGGGCTGGCGGGGCGTTGCCCGGGATGTTGCGTCTCTTCTAG
- a CDS encoding bifunctional oligoribonuclease/PAP phosphatase NrnA: protein MIYTDPEVAAPLFQAQIAPARRILLLTHVNPDGDAVGSMLGAAHALRAIGKEPFCLLSSPAPSYCLRLPGVEWLQVFRPGDALPAADLTWMLDTAAPQRVGPIADAYLAELLTRPLLITDHHVTNNGGGSLNLIDPRAASTADLLFRLLRAMALPVGPEAATCLYLGLTTDTQSFQTSSTSPQTLRTAADILASGADLRAVITAVYFSIPESTMRLTALVLSDMRREGPLAWASVTLAHLAATGAGDEATDDTIMRMQRIDGVRVCALFKERDAATVKLSLRSTPDIDVSAIAQRLGGGGHAQAAGATLHMGLEEARATVLPLLRASLG, encoded by the coding sequence ATGATCTACACCGACCCTGAAGTTGCCGCGCCGCTGTTCCAGGCGCAGATCGCCCCGGCCCGGCGCATCCTGCTGCTGACCCACGTCAACCCCGACGGCGACGCGGTCGGGTCCATGCTCGGCGCAGCTCACGCCCTGCGCGCCATCGGCAAGGAACCGTTCTGCCTGCTCTCCTCGCCTGCGCCCTCCTACTGCCTGCGCCTCCCCGGCGTCGAGTGGCTCCAGGTCTTCCGTCCCGGCGATGCGCTGCCCGCCGCCGATCTAACCTGGATGCTCGACACCGCCGCTCCGCAGCGCGTCGGCCCGATTGCCGACGCCTACCTGGCCGAGTTGCTTACACGGCCGCTGCTGATCACTGACCACCATGTGACCAACAATGGCGGCGGCTCGCTGAACCTGATTGACCCGCGGGCGGCCTCCACCGCCGATCTGCTCTTCCGCCTCCTGCGGGCTATGGCGCTGCCGGTCGGCCCCGAAGCCGCCACCTGCCTCTACCTCGGCCTCACCACCGACACCCAGAGCTTTCAGACCAGCAGCACCTCGCCGCAGACCCTGCGTACCGCCGCCGACATCCTCGCCAGCGGCGCCGACCTGCGCGCGGTGATCACCGCGGTCTACTTCAGCATCCCTGAGAGCACCATGCGCCTGACCGCCCTGGTCCTCAGCGACATGCGCCGCGAAGGGCCGCTGGCCTGGGCCAGTGTGACCCTGGCACACCTGGCCGCCACCGGGGCTGGCGACGAGGCGACTGATGATACGATTATGCGTATGCAGCGCATTGACGGCGTGCGGGTCTGCGCCCTGTTCAAGGAGCGCGACGCCGCCACAGTCAAACTCAGCCTGCGCTCCACGCCCGACATTGATGTCTCGGCGATCGCCCAGCGCCTGGGAGGTGGGGGCCACGCCCAGGCCGCCGGGGCCACGCTCCACATGGGCCTGGAGGAGGCCCGGGCCACCGTGCTGCCCTTGCTGCGGGCGAGTCTGGGCTAG
- a CDS encoding class I SAM-dependent methyltransferase, producing MPSLLNPMDGPDAYYKKRIPYTLRGQQFVFDVGHTLFSSFQVDEGTDLLLRTIEPSEPPTRILDLGCGIGVIGIALARRYPEATVVLADKDLLAVRYARHNLVLNGVANATVVGSVGMEMVPPGPYDLIASNVPAKIGDLAIEQEFVLTPLEHLRPGGEYWFVVVSGLNHLIPRLGPRHNLKLKEIKKRSGHTVYRLIKDG from the coding sequence ATGCCGTCCCTGCTCAACCCTATGGACGGACCGGACGCCTACTATAAAAAGCGCATCCCTTATACGCTACGCGGTCAGCAGTTTGTCTTCGACGTTGGACATACGTTGTTCTCGTCGTTTCAGGTTGACGAGGGTACCGATTTGCTTTTGCGGACCATCGAGCCGTCTGAGCCGCCCACCCGCATCCTCGACCTCGGTTGCGGCATCGGAGTGATCGGCATCGCCCTGGCGCGCCGCTACCCCGAAGCCACGGTGGTGCTGGCCGACAAGGATCTGCTCGCCGTGCGCTACGCCCGGCACAATCTCGTGCTCAACGGAGTCGCCAACGCCACCGTAGTCGGCAGCGTGGGAATGGAGATGGTTCCTCCGGGGCCGTATGATCTGATCGCCTCGAATGTTCCTGCCAAGATCGGCGACCTGGCGATCGAGCAGGAGTTTGTGCTCACCCCTCTGGAACACCTGCGGCCCGGCGGCGAGTACTGGTTCGTGGTGGTCAGCGGGCTAAACCACCTGATCCCGCGCCTGGGGCCGCGGCACAATCTTAAGCTCAAGGAGATCAAGAAACGCTCCGGGCATACGGTATATCGGCTGATAAAAGACGGGTAG
- the rbfA gene encoding 30S ribosome-binding factor RbfA, translated as MSKQRLQQIADTMQQIIGEVIQYELKDPRIGFATVTGVEVSADLQHAKVRVSIMGDPAQQAETLEGLERAKGFIRKRVAEEMSHMRFIPELRFIHDTSLEYSLHIQELLRQVEEERKANPPKLDEDLLDEGKRSGE; from the coding sequence ATGTCGAAGCAGCGCCTCCAGCAGATCGCCGATACCATGCAGCAGATCATCGGCGAAGTCATCCAGTATGAACTGAAAGATCCGCGCATCGGCTTCGCCACCGTTACCGGGGTGGAAGTCAGCGCGGATCTGCAACACGCTAAAGTGCGCGTCTCGATTATGGGCGATCCCGCGCAGCAGGCCGAGACGCTGGAGGGCCTCGAACGCGCAAAGGGCTTCATTCGCAAGCGCGTGGCCGAGGAGATGAGCCATATGCGCTTCATCCCCGAACTCCGTTTCATCCACGATACGTCGCTCGAGTACAGCCTGCATATTCAGGAACTGCTGCGCCAGGTGGAAGAGGAGCGCAAGGCCAATCCGCCTAAACTCGACGAAGATCTTCTCGATGAAGGGAAACGCTCAGGGGAGTGA
- a CDS encoding YlxR family protein → MGTGARHPRSLPKPKHVPQRTCVACRRTEAKRGLIRLVRDAEGRVSVDPTGKRAGRGAYLCYDPTCWTTAIKRRALERALRLEQLHPDDRDAILAFGRQLTPPESSA, encoded by the coding sequence ATGGGCACGGGTGCGAGACATCCCCGGTCCCTGCCGAAACCGAAGCATGTTCCGCAGCGCACCTGCGTCGCCTGTCGCCGTACCGAGGCCAAGCGCGGCCTGATCCGCCTGGTGCGCGACGCTGAGGGTCGGGTGAGCGTGGATCCGACCGGCAAGCGCGCGGGGCGCGGCGCGTATCTCTGCTACGATCCGACCTGCTGGACGACGGCGATCAAGCGCCGGGCCCTGGAACGGGCCCTGCGGCTGGAACAACTCCATCCCGATGATCGGGATGCAATACTGGCTTTTGGACGCCAGTTGACGCCGCCGGAGTCGTCGGCGTGA
- the nusA gene encoding transcription termination factor NusA produces the protein MKSDFYAAISQIAAERGIPKEAIIDVMEKALITAYKRTLGNNPPPMEVTVRLDPLTGQARVFAEKQVVDEVLDERFEIELSEALKYKPDAQLGETIMVESTPNDFGRIAAQTAKQVVLQGIKEVEREHVYGEYMNREGELITATVQRMAKGNVILEMGKAEAILPPKEQVENDRYYHGQRLKVYLMEIRKEDRGPRLIVSRTHKNLILRLFEMEVPEIYNGTVEIKSIAREPGLRTKVAVAARQEGIDPVGSCVGMRGIRIQNIVNELNGEKIDVVQWSPDPKEFIANALSPAQVVEVHLNEDEHTALVIVPDKQLSLAIGKEGQNVRLAAKLTGWRIDIKSATALLEEERAAAEARGYAEAEQLQTEVELASARVETRKVRPDGTVVYQRARYGPLGNDLIGETVQLRATSQKLYIYFNDKLIASYILVEGNETDEEE, from the coding sequence ATGAAGAGTGATTTTTACGCCGCTATTTCGCAGATCGCCGCGGAGCGTGGCATCCCGAAAGAGGCGATCATTGACGTGATGGAGAAGGCGCTCATCACGGCCTATAAGCGCACCCTCGGCAATAATCCGCCGCCGATGGAGGTGACCGTGCGCCTCGATCCGCTCACCGGCCAGGCGCGCGTCTTCGCCGAGAAGCAGGTGGTTGATGAGGTCCTCGACGAGCGCTTCGAGATCGAACTCTCCGAGGCCCTCAAGTACAAGCCTGACGCGCAACTCGGTGAGACGATCATGGTCGAGAGCACGCCCAATGACTTCGGGCGCATCGCCGCGCAGACGGCCAAGCAGGTGGTGCTTCAGGGCATTAAAGAGGTTGAGCGCGAGCACGTCTATGGCGAGTATATGAACCGTGAGGGCGAGTTAATCACCGCCACCGTGCAGCGCATGGCCAAGGGCAACGTCATCCTTGAAATGGGCAAGGCTGAGGCGATTCTGCCGCCGAAGGAGCAGGTCGAGAACGATCGCTACTACCACGGCCAGCGCCTCAAGGTCTACCTGATGGAGATCCGCAAGGAAGACCGCGGGCCGCGCCTGATCGTCTCGCGCACCCATAAGAACCTGATCCTGCGCCTCTTTGAAATGGAGGTGCCGGAGATTTATAACGGCACGGTGGAGATTAAGTCCATCGCCCGCGAACCGGGCCTGCGCACCAAGGTGGCCGTCGCCGCGCGCCAGGAGGGGATCGATCCCGTCGGCTCCTGCGTCGGGATGCGCGGGATCCGCATCCAGAACATCGTTAATGAATTGAACGGCGAGAAGATTGATGTGGTCCAGTGGTCGCCTGACCCGAAGGAGTTTATCGCCAATGCCCTCTCTCCGGCGCAGGTGGTCGAAGTGCACCTCAATGAGGACGAGCACACCGCTCTGGTGATTGTGCCTGACAAGCAACTCTCGCTGGCGATCGGCAAAGAGGGCCAGAACGTGCGCCTCGCTGCCAAACTGACCGGCTGGCGCATTGACATCAAGAGCGCCACCGCCTTGCTGGAGGAAGAACGGGCCGCTGCCGAGGCTCGCGGCTATGCCGAGGCCGAACAATTGCAGACGGAGGTCGAACTAGCCTCCGCCAGGGTCGAGACGCGTAAGGTGCGCCCCGATGGCACGGTGGTGTACCAGCGCGCGCGCTACGGGCCCCTCGGTAATGACCTGATCGGCGAGACGGTGCAACTGCGGGCGACGTCGCAGAAGTTGTACATCTACTTCAACGATAAGTTGATTGCATCCTACATCCTCGTTGAAGGCAACGAAACCGACGAAGAAGAGTAG
- a CDS encoding thiamine pyrophosphate-dependent dehydrogenase E1 component subunit alpha codes for MELSAELLTRAHYWMRLTRALDERGAFLHKQSKIVGGYFSQIGHEAISVAAGLALGPDDVAAPMHRDLGTYLVRGLHPRRILAQFLGRATGVSRGRDANLHGMGDLSLGLIGFISHLPASTGVIAGVAHAFKLKGEPRVAMAFFGDGGASQGLAHEALNWASVFQLPMVVICENNQYAYSTPLARQMRIEHIAHRAAGYGMPGVIVDGNDFCAVYRAASEAVERARAGGGPTLIECKTMRMRGHAIHDNMAYVPKELLETWAQRDPIARLESLLRERGLLDDAGLAALLERIDRELDEAQAYAEASPYPDPSEVTQGVYAG; via the coding sequence ATGGAGCTTTCCGCAGAACTGCTAACCCGGGCGCACTACTGGATGCGCCTGACTCGCGCCCTGGACGAGCGGGGCGCCTTCCTGCACAAGCAGAGCAAGATCGTCGGCGGCTACTTTTCACAGATCGGGCACGAAGCCATCAGCGTCGCCGCGGGACTGGCCCTTGGCCCCGACGATGTGGCGGCGCCGATGCACCGCGATCTTGGCACGTACCTGGTGCGCGGGCTGCATCCGCGCCGCATTCTGGCGCAATTCCTCGGGCGGGCGACGGGCGTCAGTCGCGGGCGCGACGCCAATCTGCACGGCATGGGCGACCTGAGTCTGGGTCTTATCGGGTTCATCAGCCATCTGCCGGCTTCCACCGGGGTGATTGCCGGCGTGGCCCACGCCTTCAAGCTCAAGGGCGAGCCGCGGGTGGCGATGGCCTTCTTTGGCGATGGGGGCGCCAGCCAGGGTCTGGCCCACGAAGCCCTGAACTGGGCGTCAGTTTTCCAACTGCCGATGGTGGTCATCTGCGAGAACAACCAGTACGCCTATTCCACCCCCCTGGCGCGCCAGATGCGCATCGAGCATATCGCCCACCGCGCCGCGGGCTATGGGATGCCTGGCGTCATCGTGGACGGCAACGATTTCTGCGCGGTGTACCGGGCCGCCAGCGAAGCGGTGGAACGGGCGCGGGCCGGCGGCGGCCCGACCCTGATCGAGTGCAAGACCATGCGTATGCGCGGCCATGCTATCCACGACAATATGGCCTACGTGCCGAAGGAACTGCTGGAAACCTGGGCCCAACGCGATCCGATCGCGCGCCTGGAGTCCCTGCTTCGTGAGCGAGGGTTGCTCGATGACGCCGGTCTCGCCGCCCTTCTCGAACGCATTGATCGTGAACTGGACGAGGCTCAGGCGTATGCTGAAGCCAGTCCCTACCCCGATCCGTCCGAGGTGACGCAGGGGGTGTATGCGGGGTGA
- a CDS encoding alpha-ketoacid dehydrogenase subunit beta, whose protein sequence is MTWDANLHASVTTLADAGDASADAARELTYLEAIREALRYELQRDPAVLLMGEDIGVYGGAFKVTQGLIEEFGEQRVIDTPMTELAMIYAAIGMSFQGFRPVVEMQFADFISTGFDAIVQFAATNHYRWGQPVPITIRAPGAGGLRAGPFHSQSNEAWFVHTPGLKVVAPATPADAWGLLVSAIRDPNPVIYYETKYLYRSLKGPVAGGEAGLTPIGQAVLRREGEELSIITYGAMVHEAMAVAADLERAGHSIEVLDLRTLKPLDEAAILATARKTGKVLIVHEANRTCGVGGEVAALIAEYAFEYLDGPITRVAAPDTPVPYSPSLEDAHRPDAAKIRAAAQRLLEF, encoded by the coding sequence ATGACCTGGGATGCCAATCTCCACGCCAGCGTCACTACGCTCGCCGACGCGGGCGACGCATCTGCGGACGCCGCCCGCGAACTGACGTACCTCGAGGCCATTCGTGAGGCGCTGCGCTACGAACTGCAGCGCGATCCGGCCGTGCTGCTCATGGGTGAAGACATTGGCGTCTATGGCGGCGCTTTCAAAGTGACCCAGGGGTTGATCGAGGAGTTCGGCGAGCAGCGGGTGATTGACACTCCAATGACCGAACTGGCGATGATCTACGCGGCTATCGGCATGAGCTTCCAGGGCTTTCGCCCGGTGGTGGAGATGCAGTTCGCCGACTTTATCTCCACCGGCTTCGATGCCATCGTGCAGTTCGCCGCCACCAACCACTACCGCTGGGGACAGCCGGTGCCGATTACCATCCGCGCGCCGGGCGCCGGCGGTCTGCGCGCCGGTCCCTTCCACTCGCAGAGCAATGAGGCCTGGTTCGTGCACACGCCGGGGTTGAAGGTGGTCGCGCCCGCCACCCCCGCCGACGCCTGGGGCCTGCTGGTCAGCGCCATCCGCGATCCCAACCCGGTGATCTACTACGAGACGAAGTATCTCTACCGTTCCCTCAAGGGGCCGGTGGCCGGCGGCGAGGCGGGCCTGACGCCGATCGGCCAGGCGGTGCTGCGCCGGGAGGGTGAGGAGTTGTCAATCATTACCTACGGCGCGATGGTGCACGAGGCCATGGCCGTTGCCGCAGACCTGGAGCGCGCCGGGCATAGCATCGAGGTGCTCGATTTACGGACGCTCAAACCTCTTGATGAGGCGGCCATTCTGGCCACTGCCCGCAAGACCGGCAAGGTGCTCATCGTTCACGAAGCCAACCGCACCTGCGGCGTGGGCGGCGAAGTGGCGGCGCTGATCGCCGAGTACGCCTTCGAGTATCTCGACGGCCCGATCACCCGTGTGGCCGCTCCCGATACGCCCGTGCCCTACAGCCCGTCGCTGGAGGACGCCCATCGTCCCGATGCCGCGAAGATCCGTGCCGCGGCGCAACGGTTACTCGAGTTTTGA